ATGCAATATTCACATGACCTAGTCTACCATGCCACATATAAAGAGACTCAACTATGTAAGCAGAATTAGAAGTACTTGCATTCATCATATTTGAAACAGAGATAGTATTCAATATTAAAAAACATTCATTGAGATATCCTTTACCAacaaaatctccatttttttgtGAGGACAACCTTATCAGCTTCTAGGACAATCTTAAGCCCAACCCGGTTCAACAGACTTCAAGATACCAAATTTCTACATAAGGAAGGTACATACAATACGTTACTTAAGGATAATGTTTTTCCAaaggttaattttaaaagaaccttCCCTTTTCCAAGCACTTCTGTTGTGGCCAAGTTACCTATGAACACACATTCTCCTTCAGCAGTATCCTCGTAGTCATGGAAGAGCTCTTAGTTTGAACATAAATGTCTTGAAGCTCTGGTGTCAAGTATCCGGTCAATTTTGTTTTCCACCAGGTTGGATTCTACAACGGCAGCAATTACGTCACCTTGTTCAACAAGATTAGCTTGTGGTGTAGGTTGCTGATTTGGTTTTCCTTTCCTTTGACTGCATTGGTAGGATTTGTGCTCAGGTTTCCCACAGACATAACATAtcagttttttcttttcaatcttcCTACCAACATTTTTGTGATGTCCATTCTTCTGGAAAGAATAATTCTTTCCAAATTCCTTCTTATGATTTTGTGACCTGTCTTTGTTAATAACAAAAGATTCAACCAATTTAGCATTAACTAAATTTAGACCCTGTTGGCTGTTGGCTTCTTCCATGCGCATGTGACTGATCAGCTCCTGGAGTGTCAGATCCTTCTTTTGTGTTTTAGATGATTTTTGTAGTCGCTCCAGAATGGGGGAAATTTCTCAAGCAACACATTAGCTTGTAAAATCTCACACATTTTCATGCTCTCAGCCAGAACGTTGGCCACTAAATTTTCATACTCATGTATCTACTCCACTACTGGTTTCTCGTCCGTCATTTGGAATTGAAGCCATTTACTAACAACGTACTTTTTGCAATCAACGTCATCTCCTCCACATCGAACTGAACCGAATCGTGTACGCCTCTAACGTAgataatctttttctttaaaacacgtgtattaaaaatataagattCTAAATGGCAAGGGTCAAACTTTTAGAGCGTGTTGAAACAccttttcaaaatgtttattgttattattattatttttttaaaagtcattttagaaaaaaattcaagtatttgacaattattcaaattagattttgaaaaatgagtttacaaaataaatttgtcCAGGATAAACACCTAAAAACAACTTTTAGTGTTTAAAGGTCTCTCTCccgaatttatataattattagatTACCGAAATACCCTGAAAGTCATCTACCTCACTTCCACTATGTTGATGTAGTTACCACCAACAATCAACTTCGACGACAATCGCTGCAGCCAACCACTTACTTCCACCCACCATCGTTGTCGtccaactccaacaaccacctccacCAACTCTAGCAAGGGTCAAATTCAGCGATCATTATTTAGTAACTTGACATTAATAGCCCACCAACGACTTTCCGCTTGGGAAATACACAACCACCTTTTCTGGAGCATGTTATATAACAAACTAAAtagaattataataataatatatttttaaaaaaatagttatgtgtttttattttaaaacaaattttattataattgcttaaatgaaaataactttttgaaaaacatCAAATCTATCCCATTTATGCATAAAATTTCAGTATTACCCCTGCCATTTAAAGGTGCAAACTAACTCCATTAAAATTACAAATGTGAAAAAGGGTATGTTAGACTCAACAAAATTTTCAGGGGTCTTTTCTAAAATGACAACTCAACAAATTGTTTACTAAAAAAGGGCACAAATTGCTAAAATGAAATATACAAATCTTTTAAGTTCACTAATTTGGGTTGGGCTTTTTACAGGGCATGTTTATGGGCCTTTAAAAAATGGGGGTTCGGCCCACTGTTCTCTAGtcctatatatataataagaatTAGGGTTTCTGGAGCCGACGGGGTCAAGTTCGAGCAGAGAGGGACGAGGTAACGCGCGATCGCCATGGGGAGAAGTACGTAAATCTTTTCGTTTCTTCATCTAATACATTCTTCCATCTTTCTAATCTGATGAATTATCTACTTGCAtctctcaattttttgtttttttctcatCTTCGATGTTAGAAACAAATTGTTCGTCGTTTTTCTGGATGCAATCTGAAAATACGTGAAGAGTGTCGTTTTTTATTGACGGAAAATTTAATTGTTGGAAATGGATGAATTTCCGTTTGTTCCCGTAGGAAAATGTTGTTTACTTTTGAGCTTGTTCTTTAATATATTGGTTTAAAGTCTTTTGACATGCGTACTTCGTTCTAGAATTGCAATATTTAAGAATGTTTGGATGATTTATCAAGTACCAAGTTGTAATCCatgtatgaaattaattaattatcgtGTAGTGTTAGAATATATGTAGGACAGACTCTAAAGAAGTAAACCTTGCACCTGGTTTCCACGTTGTACTATTCACggattagggttttttttctcTACATCTGAAGGAATCTTGGTACTGTTTTGATTTAATTGCTTTTCAGTTGTGAGCGCTTATTATTTAACAGGAGGCATTTTCTCGCTGGAAAATTTCTGGGTTATGAAAATGGATGTGTGCTTAGCAAGGTTTTcatcatgttttttttcttgagTTGAATCTCTATGGACATCATTATTTATCCTGATGCTCTTGTATGAATAGCCACAGTCCTGAATAACTTTTTTCGACAACTCATTTTGATTATAACTTGGTCTTGATAATTCTATGCTGGTTCTAATTTAACTACAAGGTTGTTGCATGTTATTCATTTCCCGTGCATTTTTATTGTAGGACCTGCAAGGTGTTACAGGCAAATTAAAAATAAGCCTTATCCAAAATCCAGATTTTGTCGTGGTGTCCCCGATCCCAAGATCAGGATCTATGATGTTGGAATGAAAAAGAAGGGTGTGGATGAATTTCCCTTTTGTGTTCACTTAGTGAGTTGGGAGAAAGAAAACGTGTCCAGTGAGGCTTTGGAAGCTGCTAGAATTGCCTGCAACAAATACATGGCTAAGTTCGCTGGGAAGGATGCATTCCACTTGAGAGTCAGGGTGCACCCCTTCCATGTTCTTCGAATTAATAAGATGCTTTCATGTGCTGGGGCTGATAGGCTCCAGACTGGTATGAGAGGTGCTTTTGGCAAACCACAAGGTACCTGTGCAAGAGTAGCCATTGGTCAGGTTCTTCTTTCGGTTCGGTGCAAGGATAGTAACAGCCAACATGCACAGGAGGCCCTCCGTCGTGCTAAGTTCAAATTCCCTGGTCGCCAGAAGATCATTGTCAGCAGGAAGTGGTATGCCCCAAGAGATCTTtgcatttttttccttcttgttcAGCTAAATTCCCTTGTGGGTCATTCATGTTGTTTTTTAGTGCCTCTGTTTCTTGTGGAGTAATTAAATCTTAAATGTTACCCATATATGAGTCTTATTGATTAAATGATAAATTCTTCAAATTTCCCTTTCAGGGGATTCACTAAATTCAGCCGGGCTGATTATCTGGCTTACAAGGCAGAGAACAAAATCCTCCCAGATGGTGTTAACGCCAAGGTAAGCTATATTACATTCAGCCATATGCTTGCTTTcctgttttattaattaattgaatgtctttgatttttttttttcctattttgcAAGCACAT
This DNA window, taken from Benincasa hispida cultivar B227 chromosome 6, ASM972705v1, whole genome shotgun sequence, encodes the following:
- the LOC120080589 gene encoding 60S ribosomal protein L10-like, with product MGRRPARCYRQIKNKPYPKSRFCRGVPDPKIRIYDVGMKKKGVDEFPFCVHLVSWEKENVSSEALEAARIACNKYMAKFAGKDAFHLRVRVHPFHVLRINKMLSCAGADRLQTGMRGAFGKPQGTCARVAIGQVLLSVRCKDSNSQHAQEALRRAKFKFPGRQKIIVSRKWGFTKFSRADYLAYKAENKILPDGVNAKLLGCHGPLANRQPGRAFLPQAA